CCGCTCCCCTACATTATTATTCCAATACGGATTCTATTAAATTACTTTCTATAGATCAATGGGGTACCCAGGTATGGCAATCTATGAATATGGCTTTTTATGGTTGTGAGAATATGGAATACAATGCAACCGATATTCCCAACCTTTCACAAGTGGAAAGTATGTACAATATGTTTAATAGTTGCAATTTATTTAATGGAAATATCGATAATTGGAATGTTAGCAATGTGACCGATATGTATGGTGTTTTTCTTGGTGCAAGGGCATTTAACCAGCCATTGAATAGCTGGAATATTGGCAATGTTACCACAATATCTGCTATGTTTCTTGGCACAGACTCCTTTGACCAGCCTTTAAATAACTGGAATACAGGTAATGTAACGAATATGTCCAGAACCTTTCAGAATACTGATGTTTTCAATCAAGATATTAACAACTGGGATGTAACCAATGTAACAAACATGTCAGGCATGTTCTCAAGAGCTGAACTTTTTAACCAACCCTTAAACTTATGGAATGTTGCCAAAGTCGAAGATATGAAAGAGATGTTCTACTATGCCGAAGCTTTCAACCAAGATATTGATGGGTGGGATGTTAGTAAGGTAATAGACATGAGTGGTATGTTCAATACTGCGAGATCATTTAATCTTCCGCTAAATAGTTGGGATGTATCTAAAGTAAACAATATGGCGAATATGTTTAGTTCTGCAAACGCATTTAACCAACCATTAAATAATTGGGATGTTACTGCAGTAACTAATACTAGTGGAATGTTCAGTAGCGCTTCAGTATTCAATCAAAACATTAACAGTTGGAATTTGACCAACGTTCTTACCATGCGATCTATGTTTAATTATGCTTTAGCATTTAACCAACCTTTAAATAGTTGGGATGTAAATAGTGTGGTAAATATGAATAGTGTTTTTCGTGGCGCATCTTCCTTTAACCAACCTCTAAACAATTGGGACGTAAGTGCAGCTGCGGATATGAGTAGTATGTTTGAAGATGCTTTACTATTTAATCAACCAATAAACACTTGGGATGTAAGCTCGGTTACTTTAATGGAATCTATGTTTGAAGATGCAGCGGTATTTAACCAATCTTTAAATAATTGGGATACGGCTGTAGTAACCACCTTTGAAGCTATGTTTAAAAATGCCATAGTTTTCAATGAAGCTATTTCTAATTGGAATACTGGCGAAGCTTTAACTATGGCAGAGATGTTTAGTGGAGCAACTACTTTTAATCAAAATATTGACCTTTGGGATGTTTCTTTCGTTAACACTATGAGAGCTATGTTTAATGATGCCAGTGCTTATAACCAAACTATGAACTCTTGGAATGTTGCATCAGTTACTACAATGGAAGATATGTTTAAAGGTGCATCCGCATTTAATGAAAACATAAGCGATTGGAATGTAAGAGGGGTAAATACCATGGAAGAAATGTTCAGTAATGCTACTACCTTCAACCAAAATATAAATAACTGGCGCATATCTGGTGTAAGCAATATGGACTATATGTTTAGAGAAGCATCTGCTTACAATCAAATAATGGATTTATGGAATTTGGGTAATGTTTCCATGCGTTCAACTTTCTTTAATGCTACTTCTTTAGATCAATACCTAGGAGATTGGGATGTAAGCGGTGTCACGAACATGAACGATATGTTAGACAATACTGCACTTACTAGGGAAAATTATGATACTACACTAATTGCATGGTCGGAACAAACGGTTACTAGCGGTATTACCTTAGGTGCCCAAGGATTACCTTATTGTGATGCTATTGAGGAAAGACAATCTATGATAGATAATTATGGGTGGACGTTTGACCTAGATGTTCGTGATTGCCCAATTCCCGAATGTACGCAATTAACTTCGCCTTTAAATGGAGACACAAATGTACCTGTTAATACTAACCTTACTTGGAATGCCGCACAATTTGCCCAAGGTTATTATTTAACTGTCGGAACTACACCTGGAGGTAATGATGTGGTAAACAATGAAACTATCACCAACGAAACTACTTATGAATTTGCTTCAGATTTTAATACTGGCGATACCGTTTATGTAACCATTACACCTTTTAATGATGAAGGTAATCCTGGTGTCTGTACTGAAGAGAGTTTTAGTCTTTCAAACACCTTACCAACCATACCTGAATGCACATCTTTAATTTCACCTGCTAATGGCGTCAGCGATGTTTCAGTTTCTACGGACTTAAGCTGGAACGCTATTTCAAACGCAGATGGGTATAGATTAACCGTCGGCACAACCACCGGAAGCAATGATATTCTTGATGATGAAGATGTAGAAAATGTTACTGCGTATGATTTAATGGCCGACCTCCCTGAGAACAGTGATATTTTTATTACTATAACACCTTACAATGACCAAGGCGATGCATTTAGCTGTATAGAAGAAAGTTTCCATACCGAAATTATACCTGTACCACCAACTTGTACTAATTTAACTAGTCCGGCACACCAAGAAACCGGAGTGTCTATTGATACGCATTTAAGTTGGACAGCAATACCTGAAGCTTTAGGATATATTGTAATAGTAGGCACAACTGAAGGTGGAAATGAAATTGTAAATAACGTAATAGTTGAAACTATAACTTCCTATGACATTCCAAACGACTTGCTTGAGGGCAGAACATATTATGTCACTATAATTCCCTATAACAACGAGGGCGATGCAACAGGTTGTACAGAAGAAAACTTTACTACGGGAGATTCAACTAGTCCGCCTTCATGTGCAGTTTTAACCTCACCGGTAGACGGTTCTACTCAAATAGCAATTGATACCAATTTAAGCTGGAATGGCTCTGGGTCTGCAGACGGGTATCGTCTTACAGCAGGGACAACGTCCGGAGGAACGGATATTTTCAGCGATGACCTTGGTGATGTAACCACATTTGACTTCGTAAACGACTTACCAGAAAATGATACTATTTATATTTCTATTATTGCTTATAATACGAATGGTGATGCTACAGGTTGTACAGAATATACTTTTGAAACCACAGGGCCACCAGAATGCTCAACATTAATTAGTCCTGCAAATAACGCAACTGATATTGCTGTAGATACGTCTATTGAATGGAGTGCCGTTACTGATGCCGATGGTTATAAAGTAACTGTCTTAGGAAGTAACAGTACAGCTAATAATATGACCAATTTTGAGGTAACCACAGGCACCTCCTTTGATTTTACAAATGATTTTACGCAAGGTGAAACTGTTACGGTAACTATAATTCCCTACAATGCCAATGGTGATGCTACTGGTTGTACGACAGAAAGTTTTACAATAGTACCGCCACCTGTACCCTTATGTACTACACTTATTTCACCCGCTAACAACACAATTGATAATGCCATTAATAGTGCTATTGAATGGAATGCAATTGCTGGTGCAGATGGATATAAATTAACGGTGGTTGGAAGTGTGACTACCGCAAATAATTTGAATGAATTAGAAATAACCTCAGGTACATCTTACGATTTTTTAACTGATTTTGAACAGGGCGAAACGGTTTCTGTTTTAATTGTTCCTTTTAATACCCAAGGTGATGCCATTGGGTGTACGGCAGAAAGTTTTACGATAAAGCCAGTACCTGCTTGCACTAATTTAAACGCGCCAAATAATGGTGACACAGAAGTAAGTACGAATACCTCTATTTCATGGAATGCTATAACCAATGCCGTTGGTTATTTTATAACAGTAACGGCGAGCACTAGTACTATAAATAACCTAATCAATTATCAAACAACAGATATTTCATATGATTTTAGTTCAGATTTTACCCAAGGTGAGACCGTTTCTGTGTCCGTAACTCCCTATAATGAATCTGGAAATGCAATTAGTTGTGTTACAGAAAGTTTCACTATTGAGGCTGTTCCTGCATGTACAAATTTAATTGCACCACTAAATGGATCTATAGGTGTAGCTGCAAATATAGGAATAGAATGGACAGAAATAAGTGATGCTCAAGGCTACAGACTTACCATTACTGGTAGTAGCAGTACAGCAAATAACGTAACCAATTTGAATATTGCCTCTGGAAATTCCTATAGTTTTTTAAATGATTTTGAACAAGGAGAAACAGTTACGGTTAACATAACCCCATACAATAATGCTGGCGATGCAATTGGTTGTACTACGGAAAGTTTCACAATTAAATCCATCCCAAATTGCACAACATTGATTGCACCTGTGGACGGAGCTGTATTAGCAGAAGTAAACGACATAACATGGAACACAATTACCGATGCAGATGGATACAAATTAACCATTACCGCAGATAATAGTACGGCAAATAATGTAACAGACCTAGAGGTTATAGGTAATAGCTATACTTTTCCTTATCAATTTAACGAGGGCGAAATTGTAACAATTACTATTACTCCTTTTAACGAGGTTGGTGATGCTGTTGGTTGTGCTTCTGAAAGTTTTACAATAAGGCCTTTACCGTCTTGTACAAGTCTAATTTCTTCTTTACAAAATGGGAATGCAATTTCTATTGCTACGGATATTGAATGGAACGCCGCTGTCGATGCAGATGGATATCGCATTGCTATAGGAACAACTTTAGACGGAAACGACATTGTAGACAATGAAGATGTTGCTTCTTTAACCAGTTATATTCTAAATGAAAACCTACCTTCAGAAACATTGATATTTGTAAAGATCACTCCTTATAACACTTCTGGAGATGCTATAGGGTGTAGTTCTCAAAGCTTCACTACCGAAGTTATTGCACCTGCTTGTACCGTATTAACGAGTCCGGCAAATGGAGAAACCGATGTTTCCTTAACAAGTACAATATCGTGGGAAGTAGTTGAAAAAACAATTGGATATCGTATTTCAATAGGTACTGCTATAGATTCCAATGATATTGTTGACAATCTTGATATGGGGCCCTCTACAGAGTATTCCCATAACGAAGAGTTTCCTTTTGATACTGAAATTTTTGTAACCATAACCCCTTACAATAGTGCTGGTGATGCTAGCTCTTGCGTAGAACAATCATTTACAACTATTATTCCTGAAGATGAAACCAAATATGGATTCTCACCAGACGGAGATGGTATAAACGAGTATTGGCATATTGAAAATATTGACTATTACCCGGAAAATGTGGTGAGCATTTATAACCGTTGGGGCGACCTTGTTTTTCAAATCGATGGTTATGATAATGCATTGAACGTATTTTCGGGTACTGCTAATAGGCGTACCAAAGTTGGTGCAGACCAATTGCCTTCTGGAACTTACTTTTTCAAAATTCAAATAGAAGGTGAAACCATTTTAAGAAAAACACAAGGTTTCCTTGTTCTAAAGCGATAAAACAGCATGCAATATTTATATAAAAACATCGCATTCATAGCATTCATTATTGTCGTATTGTCTAATAACGCAATGGCACAGCAGACCCCAACATTTTCGGAGTACAACTACAATCCTTACTTAGTGAATTCAGCCTTTGCAGGTCTTGCCCCTAGTGCGGAAATTGGGATTAGTAATACGGGGACATTTAACCAGTTTGAAGGTAGTCCAAAAAGTTTTGCACTAAGCTTTCACTCCCCATTAAACAGAGGTAAAATTGGTTTAGGCGCGGGTCTTATTCGTGATGAAATAGGTGTCACTACTTCTACTAGTGTCTTTGCTACTTATTCATATAAAATCTTTTTCGACACCAAAAGCAACAGACCTTATTGGCAAATTTACACTCCAAATTCATTGTCCTTTTCTATATCTCCTGGAGTTCAGCAGTATCAGGACAATCTATTGGAACTTGGCATAATGGACGACCCTAATTTTGCCATGAATATAAATGCTACAATACCCACTATTGGACTTGGCTTTCTGTTAAACTTGGCAAATGTTTATGTAGGTGTTTCTACACCTAATGTTATTGGGGACATGCTTGTGTCCGATGACAACGTGGATATTAATGTTCCTTATTACGGATATTTAGGCTATCGGTTTTTCTCTAATAAATTCGAAGAACTAATGATCAAACCTAACCTGTTACTTAAATATGAAAACGGTGCTCCTTTTCAGGTGGATATGAACGTTGCGGTAAGTTTTAAAAACAGATTTGAACTTGGTACAGGTTATAGAACTAATTCTTCTATAAATCTTTTAGCCGGTATTTACCTATTTAAGAATATTAGAGCTATTTATAGTTATAATGTCGCGATGAACGATTCTCCTTTAGGAAACACCCATGGTATTATTGCAACGTACCGTTTTGGAGATGGGTTTAGCCAATAGTATAACAATTAAATTACATCACCGCAAGACCATCTGAATTTATGAGTCTGTCGTTATAATTAAACAATACTATTTAATCATTTTAAGATTAATAACCTCTTGGCTAGTTAAATATCTCCAGTGTCCTCTTGGCAAATCTTTCTTGGTAAGTCCTCCGTAAACTACTCTATCCAATTTTTGAACTTTATATCCTAGTGTATCAAAAAGGCGTTCTACAATTTTATTTCTAGAACTATAAATTTCAATACCTACTTCACGTTTGGGCGCATCGTTTATATAACTAATGTCTTGAACCCTTACTACCTTTTCATCTACGACAACTCCTTCTTGAATTTTCTTTAAATCGGAACTTCGTAATTCTTGTTCCAATACAAGATGATAAATTTTACGCAAACCGTTTATTGGACTTTTTAAAGTCTTTGTCATGTTACCATCATTAGTAAACAAAAGCAACCCCGTGTGATCCTTTTCCAATTTGTCTACTGGCAATAATTTTGACTTTGAAGCACTAGATATTAAACCAGATACATGTCTTTTTCCTCTTTCGTCGCGTATGGTAGTAACAAAGTCTTTAGGTTTATTAAGTAATACGTATTCTCTCTTTACCGGATTCAATAGTTGACCATCGAATTTAACCTCATCTGTCAATTTCACCTTATAACCCATTTCTGTAATAGGTTTTCCGTTTACGGTTACATTACCAGCCGCAATATATATATCAGCATCTCTACGTGAACATACACCAGAGTTTGCCACATATTTATTTAGTCGAATAGAATTTGGGTCTGACGGCTTATTAGGAGTTACCGTTTTTTTAATTGGAGCATTGCCACGCGCATAGCTCTTCTTTTTAAAATTACCACCTTGTCTGCCTGAAGCATTTTTTCCCCTACTAGAATCGTCCCTACTCATAACTGTACCAATTTTGCACAAAGGTAGCAAATTGCATTGCCGTTCAAATAGTTATATTGAACATATTCTCAATAACTACAGTATTCTATTTAATACTAAGTCCACATCTATTAACAAAATACTAAAAACACCCACTACTATAATTAGCTTTAGAATATTATGTAACCACACATAGTCTTTTTTAGTTTTAGATTTTAAAAGAAGAAAGATAAATACGACCAACAATAAAATACAAATACCAAAGTAAAAATCCATATAACCGACATCAAACCTAAACAATAAAAGCAATAATGGTAATAAGGTTAAAAGTATTAGTAGGGATATGATGACTTTTGATGTTTTTGCCCCATAAATAATTGGTATTGTTCTATAGTTTTGGGCAATATCCCCAGAAATATTTTCCAAATCTTTAATCATTTCACGTGCTAAAATCAAAAGGAACAAAAAAACAGCATGAACAAATATGACCGATTGAAAATTTTTATAGTAAACAAAAACTACGAAAAAAGGGGTGATTGCTAACGATGCGGAGATAATATTACCTAAAAATGGAATTCTTTTTAATTTATGCGAATAGATCCAAATACCAAATATATACGAAGAGAAAAAAAAGACGGCTCTAAAAGACACATAACTTGCTGCAATAACCGCCAAAAAATTAAGCACAAAATAAGTTGTTAGCTTAAATCGTTGGCTAACTAAACGATCTAGCATACTTTTTCGTGGTTTATTTATAAGGTCTTTTTCTGCATCGTAGAAATTATTGATAATATAACCTGCGGCAATAACCATTGTAGAAGCAACTACAATAACAAAAAGGTTAACATCAAATACCACTTTACGCAATGGTAGATCTGGTGCTAAAATATATATAGATGCCAAGTATTGTGCAAGTGCTATAACAAGAATATTATAGCCTCTAACCACTGAAAAAAGACTCAATACCTTTAATAGTAAGAGTTTATTTTTTCTATTAAGCATTCTGGAAATTTCCTAAAAATTATAAACTACTTCAAGTTTGTAGTCTTTTAGTGCAGTTTTTGCCTTTTCAAAATCTTCTGTAAAACCTAAAATGTACCCACCACCGCCAGAGCCACACAGCTTTAAGTAATAATCATTGGTGTCTATTCCGTTTTTCCATAAGTCATGAAATTTTGCTGGTATCATTGGCTTAAAGTTATCAAGAACAACATGGGAAAGTTGCTTTAAATTACCAAATAATGATTGTATGTTTCCATTTACAAAATCCTCTACACAAGCATCGGTATGTTTTATGAATTGGTTTTTAAGCATTTTTCTGAAACCATCGTTCTTCATCTGTTCCATAAAAATCTGAACCATAGGTGCTGTCTCCCCAATTATACCACTATCTAATAAAAATACAGCGCCTTTACCTTCTGCATTTTGCGATGGAATACTTGTAGATTCTATATTATCTTTAGAATTTATCAATATAGGTAAACTTAAATAACTATTTAATGGATCTAGGCCAGATGATTTGCCATGAAAAAAAGACTCCATTTTACCAAAAATTGTCTTTAATTTTAATAGTTTTTCTCTTGTTAAATTCTCTAGAACCGTAATTTTATCGTTTGCATACTTATCATAAATTGCAGCTACCAATGCTCCACTACTACCAACACCATACCCTTGCGGTATAGAACTATCAAAGTACATACCAGCAGCTACATCAGTTTTTAAAAGTTCTAAATCGAAAGAAACCAATTTTGGCTCCTTTTCAGTAAGATGCTCTAAATAATGAGTAAAAGCTTCTAAACTTTTATTTGATTTTAATGCTTCTTTCGAAGGATTGGCATCAGATTTCAAAGCTCCTTTATAAAAGTTATAGGGTATAGACAATCCTTTAGAATCTTTAATGATACCGTATTCTCCAAAGAGAAGAATTTTAGAATAAAATAGTGGTCCTTTCATATTTTAAAGGTGGGCAATTATGAAATGTTACTTATAAATATAATCAAAGTTAAGCGTTATGCCATTACTTGTTAAAAAAAATAGGCAATTCGCTTAACTACAAACGGAATAATGGGTACAATCGTACGTCTATCCCCTACAACTTCTTAGCACCCAGACCAATTCGGTCGCAAATATACTGTCCATTTTGACAATAAGGCACTAATTTCTCTATAATAAATGGAAAAATGATATCCTTTTCACCTTCCGGATATAATACATGTACATTTGCACCAGCATCTAACGTAAAACACACATGCGTTCTAGATTCCTTTCTAAACTTCCAAATTTCATTAATAATAGAAAGGGTATTTGGCTTCATTAATATAAAATACGGATGACTGGTCATCATCATAGCGTGTAGAGTAAGCGCCTCGCTTTCAACAATTTCAATAAACCGTACTAAATTTCCTTCTTTTATTATAGTTTTCAGCTTTGATAAATTTGAATGGGCTTGGTCAAATCTTTGTTGTGCAAATGGATGCCCGTGCATTAACTCGTGCCCTACTGTACTACTCACTTGCTTTTCGCCTTTATCTACCAATAAAATAGTATCATGAAAATTGTGAAAAACACCATGGACTTCGTAGGGATATTTAATCCCATAAAGATTTGAACTCCCTTCAATTGACGGTGTTTCTCCCCATTGAACTATGGTGCCTTCTATACTGCGACATGCACTACCGGAACCTAAACGAGATAAAAACGAAACTTTTCTATTAAAGTGTTCTGGCGACATTGTGCCTGAAAATGATTTTTCCATTTCCATAAAACATAACGCCAAAGCAGACATTCCACTTGCCGATGAAGCTATACCACTACTATGAGGAAATGAATTTGTAGTATTGATAACAAAGTGATAATCTTTCAAAAAAGGCAAATATACTTCTACCCTTTTCAAAAACGTATTTATTTTTGGTTTAAACTCTTCTTTAGATTCTCCTTCAAACAACAAATCAAATGAGAATTCTTCATTTCTATTTTCTCTTTTTTTATACTTTACTTTTGTGGTAGTAGCACATGCAGTTAAAGTAAAACTAATAGAAGGGTTTGCAGGAACTTGATTTTCCTTTTTCCCCCAATACTTTACTAAAGCAATATTACTTGGCGAAGTATATGAAACTTCCCCTTCGTCATTAAGCGTTGTATAGGAATTTGGAATAAAATCTTTTTCTGTCATTAAAACTACAATTTGTGCAAAGATAGTTTTTAGGGTTGTCAATTAAAATAATTCCTTATTTTAGAGCAAAACACTTTTTAATTGAAAAGAAAGATATTCTATGTTGTTTTAAGTATCCTTATCTGTTGCACCATTGGGTTTCTGAGCAGTATTGTTACTCAAAGTTCCGTAAATGATTGGTACCTTACTTTGAATAAACCAAATTTTAACCCTCCTAACTGGATTTTTGCTCCCGTTTGGACCACAATGTATATTCTAATGGGAATTTCTGCAGGTTGGGTATGGGCTAAAGGTTTTCATCATAAATGGGTTAAAACAGGACTCTACCATTTTGGATTTCAATTGTTATTAAATGGATTGTGGAGTATTATTTTCTTTGGATTAAAGCAACCTTTTTTAGCACTTTTGGTAATTTTAGCGCTAATAGTAGTTTTAATACTAACAATTAAATGGTTTGGAATTGTAAGTAAAGTAGCTGCTATACTTTTAATTCCATACCTACTTTGGTTATGTTTTGCTGCAGTTCTGAATTACAAAATTTGGGAGATGAATTAAATTGTCTTGTTATTTAATTTTTACTGTAAAGAAAATCCGTAGACCCCAATGCAAAGCGTTACCTACAACTATGCAGTTGCCATTTTAAGTAATGCTTGCATTGATCTGTAATTTCTAGTAGTTGCTATTAGTTTTAATTTATGCTCAATTAAATTATTATTCAATTTAGCTTTGCCATATCCCTCTCTACATTTTAGATAAATACAGTTTTCATTATAAAAAAATTCTTCATTCTTGAATTCTTCATTTTTAAAACTTTCTAAAACTTCAATCTGTGGCCCACTATTTAATAGAACAAAGTAAATTTTATTCTCTAAAATATCTGTTTCCAATTTAAAAGGATTAAGGGAAATAATTTTCCCTAATTGATCTATTGTCTTAATAAGTACAGGCACTTCAAATCCAAAATTGTTTAAAATAGCTTTTTCAAGAAGCTTTTCTAGTTCGGTGCTATTGGTCCTATCACTTTTGAAAATAATATTACCACTTTGAATATAGGTTTTAACATCTTTTAGTTTTACACTTTCGCATAATTCCCTTAATTCAGCCATGGGTATTTTCTTTTTCCCACTAACATTAATACCTCTTAAAAATGCGATATACGTTTTCATTTAAGTGTTTCCCTGCTATTTAATTCCTTTACCACCCCTTTAGCTGCCAAATACCCACTTGTCCAAGCATTTTGAAAATTAAATCCTCCCGTAATTGCATCAATATTTACTATTTCACCTGCAAAAAATAAACCGGGTAAAATTTTACTTTGATAATTTTTAAAGTTTATCTCCTTTAAATCTACCCCACCTGCGGTTACAAATTCTTCTTTAAAAGTACTTTTACCGTTTACTTGATAGACACCTGCGGTTAATTGTTCTGCTAATGATTGAAGTTGTTGTTTAGAAACTTCTGGCCATGTTGTAGAATCATCTATATGAGCAGCACTTACCAAATTTGCCCATAAACGTTTTGGTATATCTAATACTTTAGTTCTTAAAATCGTTTTCTTTTCTACCTGTTTTACTTTTAAGAATAGCTCTAATAGTCCGGTTTGATGATACTCTGGAACCCAATTTACTTGAATTTTAAATTGATAATTAAAATGCTCTAAAACTCTTGCTCCCCACGCTGACAACTTTAATATAGCCGGCCCACTCATACCCCAATGTGTTATTAACAAAGGACCGCCCGAAGTTAAGCTGGATACATCTTGTTTAGATTTGGCTGTCTTTTTACCAAAATTCTTTTTTGGCAACACATTTACCTCGGCGTAAGTAGAAACACCGGGTATTCCTGATATGCGATCATCCTTTATATTAAAAGTAAAGAGTGATGCAACCGGCGGAACAATTGCATGCCCTAAAGCTGCAATGTAATTCCACATTTTTGGATTGCTTCCGGTAGCTAAAATCAATTTTCTAGTTTCAAGGAAG
The genomic region above belongs to Maribacter hydrothermalis and contains:
- a CDS encoding mevalonate kinase family protein encodes the protein MKGPLFYSKILLFGEYGIIKDSKGLSIPYNFYKGALKSDANPSKEALKSNKSLEAFTHYLEHLTEKEPKLVSFDLELLKTDVAAGMYFDSSIPQGYGVGSSGALVAAIYDKYANDKITVLENLTREKLLKLKTIFGKMESFFHGKSSGLDPLNSYLSLPILINSKDNIESTSIPSQNAEGKGAVFLLDSGIIGETAPMVQIFMEQMKNDGFRKMLKNQFIKHTDACVEDFVNGNIQSLFGNLKQLSHVVLDNFKPMIPAKFHDLWKNGIDTNDYYLKLCGSGGGGYILGFTEDFEKAKTALKDYKLEVVYNF
- a CDS encoding diphosphomevalonate/mevalonate 3,5-bisphosphate decarboxylase family protein, producing MTEKDFIPNSYTTLNDEGEVSYTSPSNIALVKYWGKKENQVPANPSISFTLTACATTTKVKYKKRENRNEEFSFDLLFEGESKEEFKPKINTFLKRVEVYLPFLKDYHFVINTTNSFPHSSGIASSASGMSALALCFMEMEKSFSGTMSPEHFNRKVSFLSRLGSGSACRSIEGTIVQWGETPSIEGSSNLYGIKYPYEVHGVFHNFHDTILLVDKGEKQVSSTVGHELMHGHPFAQQRFDQAHSNLSKLKTIIKEGNLVRFIEIVESEALTLHAMMMTSHPYFILMKPNTLSIINEIWKFRKESRTHVCFTLDAGANVHVLYPEGEKDIIFPFIIEKLVPYCQNGQYICDRIGLGAKKL
- a CDS encoding TspO/MBR family protein, with translation MKRKIFYVVLSILICCTIGFLSSIVTQSSVNDWYLTLNKPNFNPPNWIFAPVWTTMYILMGISAGWVWAKGFHHKWVKTGLYHFGFQLLLNGLWSIIFFGLKQPFLALLVILALIVVLILTIKWFGIVSKVAAILLIPYLLWLCFAAVLNYKIWEMN
- a CDS encoding DUF1697 domain-containing protein, with protein sequence MKTYIAFLRGINVSGKKKIPMAELRELCESVKLKDVKTYIQSGNIIFKSDRTNSTELEKLLEKAILNNFGFEVPVLIKTIDQLGKIISLNPFKLETDILENKIYFVLLNSGPQIEVLESFKNEEFKNEEFFYNENCIYLKCREGYGKAKLNNNLIEHKLKLIATTRNYRSMQALLKMATA
- a CDS encoding BaiN/RdsA family NAD(P)/FAD-dependent oxidoreductase, which translates into the protein MYDVLVVGGGAAGFYAAIHIAESRPNTKIAILERGKEVLTKVKVSGGGRCNVTHAEFNPSNLSKNYPRGEKELLGPFHTYASGDTVGFFEERGIALKIEEDGRMFPVSDSSQTIIDCFTSEAERLGVQVKTLCSVSGIESKQVNGENIWNLKVGESFLETRKLILATGSNPKMWNYIAALGHAIVPPVASLFTFNIKDDRISGIPGVSTYAEVNVLPKKNFGKKTAKSKQDVSSLTSGGPLLITHWGMSGPAILKLSAWGARVLEHFNYQFKIQVNWVPEYHQTGLLELFLKVKQVEKKTILRTKVLDIPKRLWANLVSAAHIDDSTTWPEVSKQQLQSLAEQLTAGVYQVNGKSTFKEEFVTAGGVDLKEINFKNYQSKILPGLFFAGEIVNIDAITGGFNFQNAWTSGYLAAKGVVKELNSRETLK